One genomic region from Antedon mediterranea chromosome 3, ecAntMedi1.1, whole genome shotgun sequence encodes:
- the LOC140043437 gene encoding phospholipid phosphatase 1-like yields MASCKSCASQIFVGLDFLVFVIVVIIAILFRVPGLDLPLFIQGFYCNDESISYPYIPSTVPIGVVYGVGIIMNCLIVLVAEIITYNKRKQQGIQYLQPDTVNRCCSIPVHPVLYEVTKYWIHFAFGLFLTMVTFDVTKNIVGRLRPNFLDVCQANFTLVDCKNGSIQAYIEEDVCTGPIEEVLASRRSFPSGHSALAVYFMLYTTLYLESRWSWNGSYLLKPFTQLGLLYLAFYVCVSRMLDNKHHLGDVFVGALIGIVYAVFVAFRLSNLFYYRRHQEHQELDFCGTDTMLVEMNTTSSKKSNRK; encoded by the exons ATGGCGTCTTGTAAAAGCTGTGCCAGTCAAATCTTCGTAGGCTTAGATTTTTTAGTATTTGTTATTG TTGTAATTATTGCTATTTTGTTCCGTGTGCCTGGATTGGATCTACCGTTATTCATTCAAGGATTCTATTGTAATGATGAATCAATAAGCTACCCATACATACCATCTACTGTACCTATTGGAGTGGTTTATGGAGTTGGAATCATTATGAACTGTTTAATT GTCCTCGTTGCAGAAATCATTACATACAACAAACGTAAGCAACAAGGCATACAATACTTGCAGCCAGACACGGTAAACCGTTGCTGCTCCATTCCGGTCCACCCCGTACTCTATGAAGTTACCAAATACTGGATCCACTTTGCTTTCGGTCTGTTCCTCACGATGGTCACATTTGACGTCACTAAGAACATTGTCGGAAGATTAAGGCCAAATTTTCTGGATGTCTGCCAGGCAAATTTCACTCTTGTGGATTGTAAAAATGGGTCGATTCAAGCATATATTGAGGAGGATGTCTGCACTGGACCTATTGAAGAAGTATTAGCATCAAG gaggtCTTTCCCGTCAGGACACTCGGCCTTAGCAGTGTACTTCATGTTATATACAACG TTATACCTTGAGAGCAGATGGAGTTGGAATGGCTCCTACCTATTGAAACCATTCACACAGCTTGGCCTGCTGTACCTTGCTTTCTATGTCTGTGTTAGTCGCATGTTGGACAACAAACATCATCTTGGCGACGTGTTTGTCGGTGCTCTCATTGGAATTGTTTATGCTGTATTTGTT GCTTTTCGATTGTCGAATCTCTTTTACTATCGTCGACATCAAGAACATCAAGAGCTTGATTTCTGTGGCACTGATACCATGTTGGTTGAAATGAATACAACGAGTAGTAAAAAGTCTAATCGTAAATGA